A window of the Sporohalobacter salinus genome harbors these coding sequences:
- the prdC gene encoding proline reductase-associated electron transfer protein PrdC, with translation MDVVIPLKQHIGADNNPIVKKGEKIKKGQLIAKPEELGANVHASVSGTVKEISEKFIKIKAAEDQPKQHVKIEKKDSNLEQIKEAGVVGAGGAGFPTHLKLDVDIDGGVVIANAAECEPVLTHNIKLIKEKPELIVKGLNYIKNITNASKGYIAIKPKHKEAVIALKKICMKEEDIEIRYLPNIYPVGDEKAIIRELLDIELEPGELPTKANAVVQNVETLKNIVNAIEKRKPVITKDLTVGGRVKKATSGKVFLDVPLGVKVKDYIEKCGGYIKPHGEIVLGGPFMNQSGKEDSPVTKTLGGILVGMPFPKEDRKVGILACQCGGEEDRLEEIAKNMGTEIVAKEKCKRMIEVNGSYKCEKPGVCPGQSQKVLSLKDKGAEVLLVGTCDDUTNTVMNIAPRVGVPVYHSTDHILRATSEFGLIRKLEE, from the coding sequence TTGGATGTAGTTATACCATTGAAGCAACATATTGGTGCTGACAATAATCCAATAGTGAAAAAAGGTGAAAAAATAAAAAAGGGTCAGCTCATAGCAAAGCCAGAGGAATTAGGAGCTAATGTACATGCTAGTGTAAGTGGTACTGTAAAAGAAATTAGTGAAAAATTTATTAAGATTAAAGCTGCTGAAGATCAACCAAAACAGCACGTGAAAATAGAGAAAAAGGATAGTAACTTGGAACAAATAAAAGAAGCAGGAGTAGTTGGAGCAGGAGGAGCAGGCTTTCCAACTCATCTTAAATTAGATGTAGATATAGATGGTGGAGTTGTAATAGCTAATGCAGCTGAGTGTGAACCAGTCTTAACTCATAATATAAAATTAATAAAGGAAAAACCAGAACTAATTGTTAAAGGACTTAATTATATAAAAAATATAACCAATGCTAGTAAAGGGTATATAGCCATAAAACCTAAGCATAAGGAAGCAGTAATTGCTTTAAAGAAAATTTGTATGAAGGAAGAAGATATTGAGATTAGATATTTGCCAAATATTTATCCAGTTGGGGATGAAAAGGCAATTATAAGAGAACTTTTAGATATTGAACTAGAGCCTGGTGAATTACCAACTAAGGCAAATGCAGTTGTTCAAAATGTAGAAACCTTAAAAAACATAGTTAATGCAATAGAAAAAAGAAAACCTGTTATTACTAAAGATTTAACTGTAGGTGGAAGAGTAAAAAAAGCTACAAGTGGGAAGGTATTTTTAGATGTTCCACTGGGAGTTAAAGTTAAAGATTATATTGAAAAATGTGGAGGATATATAAAACCGCATGGTGAGATAGTATTAGGTGGACCATTTATGAATCAGTCTGGAAAGGAAGATTCTCCAGTTACTAAGACTTTAGGTGGTATATTAGTAGGTATGCCTTTTCCTAAAGAGGATAGAAAAGTAGGAATATTAGCTTGTCAATGTGGTGGAGAAGAAGACCGATTAGAAGAAATAGCTAAGAATATGGGAACAGAAATAGTAGCCAAAGAAAAGTGTAAAAGAATGATAGAGGTAAATGGTAGTTATAAATGTGAGAAGCCAGGGGTATGTCCAGGGCAATCTCAGAAAGTATTATCTCTAAAGGATAAAGGAGCAGAAGTATTGTTAGTAGGAACATGTGATGACTGAACTAATACAGTGATGAACATAGCTCCCCGGGTGGGAGTGCCTGTATATCATAGTACAGATCATATTTTAAGAGCAACTAGTGAGTTTGGATTAATAAGAAAATTAGAGGAATAA